The Gemmatimonadota bacterium DH-78 region GGCGCTGCGGGTGGTGGTCGAGGGGGTGAAGGATGGCGAGCCGGGCACCGTGCAGTTCGACCTGCTCGACTACTACGACGCCGAGCACGGACTCACGGCCATGATGCGCACCACCGGCTACTCGCTGGCGATCACCTCGCTCATGCAGGTGGACGGCCGGGTGACGCAGCTCGGGGTGACCACCCCCGACGAGGGCATGCCCGCCGAGGCGTACATCGAGGAGCTCGCGAAGCACGGGGTGCGCATCGAGCGCTCCTGAGCGCGGGGCGCTCGGGTCGGCCCGCGCGGGTCAGCCCGCCCGGGTCTGGCCCCCGAGGATCGACAGCACCTGGCCGGTCACGTACGAGGAGTCGGCGTTCGATGCGAAGTACACGTACGCGGGCGCGATCTCGTCGGGCTGAGCCGGACGCTCGAAGGGCTGGTCCGCGCCGAACTCGCGGACCTCGTCGGGGTCGCGTTCGGCGGGATTGAGCGGTGTCCAGACCGGGCCCGGGGCGACACAGTTCACCCGGATCCGCCGCTCCACCAGTGCCTGGGCGAGCGATTTGGTGAACGCGTGGATCGCGCCCTTGGTGGAGGCGTAGTCCAGCAGTTCACCGTTCCCCTCGAGTCCGGTCACCGAGCCGGTGTTCACGATCGCGGAGCCCTCGGGCAGGTGGGGCAGCGCCGCCTTCGTCATGTAGAAGTACCCGTGGATGTTGACGCGGAAGGTGCGCTCCCAGTGCTCCACCGTGAGGTCGTCGATCGCGTCGAGGTGCTCCTGGACGGCGGCGTTGTTCACCAGGAGGTCGAGGCCGCCGAGTTCGTTCACGCACCGCTCCACCGCCGAGGCGCAGAACGCCGGATCGGCGACGTCTCCCGCGATCGACAGGGCCCGGCGACCGAAGCCTTCGATCGCCTCGCAGGTGCGATCGGCGTCGGGTTGCTCCTCGGGCAGGTGCACGATCGCCACATCCGCACCTTCGCGGGCGAAGAGCACCGCCACGGCCCGCCCGATTCCCGAATCGCCCCCGGTGATGAGCGCCGTTC contains the following coding sequences:
- a CDS encoding SDR family oxidoreductase, which codes for MNTPDRSSDPVSAGDRPSPPFPTQPIDPPGLEQKMDPAPRYRGADYREADKLKGRTALITGGDSGIGRAVAVLFAREGADVAIVHLPEEQPDADRTCEAIEGFGRRALSIAGDVADPAFCASAVERCVNELGGLDLLVNNAAVQEHLDAIDDLTVEHWERTFRVNIHGYFYMTKAALPHLPEGSAIVNTGSVTGLEGNGELLDYASTKGAIHAFTKSLAQALVERRIRVNCVAPGPVWTPLNPAERDPDEVREFGADQPFERPAQPDEIAPAYVYFASNADSSYVTGQVLSILGGQTRAG